The following coding sequences lie in one Paraburkholderia largidicola genomic window:
- a CDS encoding efflux RND transporter permease subunit, giving the protein MDISRPFIRRPVATGLMTLALLLIGLIAYRLMPVSALPEIDYPTIQVYTQYPGASPDVISTSVTAPLEKQFGQMAGLKRMNSTSSLGVSLVTLQFQTSTNLDEAEQEVQAAINSANSTLPTNLPYPPVYSKVNPADTAVLTLAVTSDALPLTRVEDLTDTRIAQKLSQVSGVGLVTLSGGARPAVRVQTDTRALNAMGLSLEDVRTAVGDANVNSAKGTIDGPLQAFTIDANDQLTSATDYQDLVLSYRNGAPVRLADVAKISETAENPRQAAWSGATPAIIINVQRQPGANVIEVVDRIEALLPQLRASLPATVKISVLSDRTQTIRASVHDVKMELAAAIALVVMVVFVFLRRLEFTLIPAVTVPFALVGTVAGIYALGFSVNNLTLMALTVATGFVVDDAIVMLENVMRHIENGETPLNAALKGARQIGFTILSISVALVAVLIPLFFMPDVIGRLFREFALTLAIAIVISAWVSLTLTPMMAARMLRADHAASDSDADAKDWLARLNRGYLRALDWAFVHRVTVLVIVAITTLLTCVLFVLLPKGLFPEQDTGLIEGISLGSPRASFERMASSTRTLAGRVASDSAVANVSSFVGIDQNNPTINQGRMLISLKDGDSSRSVIQRLTQDAAQRADLKLYLHPVQDLTLDDQINANSYRVGVQATDRTELNDWTQRLLAALRADPMFTDVQSQAQQQGNVLKFDFDRATASRLGLTAQDIDNALYDAFGDRQISTIYTHVNQYHVTLGADVRLVGESPLALLDGLYVGTTSASSSSSSSSTTTSTSTSASLSPLSSIASATVGAAPLTIQRQAQFPYADVSFNLADGVTLGTAIDRIEAIEAKLNPPASVQMNLEGAAQLYSTSLGNEALLLVGALIAVYILLGILYESLIHPLTILSTLPSAACGALAALLFCGGELDIIGLIGIVLLVGIVMKNAIMMVDFALEQERTLGLTAHDAMRRACELRFRPILMTTCASLFGALPLALGTGMGHELRQPLGIAIIGGLVVSQLLTLFSTPVIFLALHRLATRAAITPSGDTSAS; this is encoded by the coding sequence ATGGATATTTCCCGCCCGTTCATCCGCCGTCCTGTCGCGACGGGCCTGATGACGCTTGCCCTGCTGCTGATCGGCCTGATCGCTTACCGGCTGATGCCCGTTTCCGCGCTGCCTGAAATCGACTATCCGACGATTCAGGTCTACACGCAGTATCCGGGTGCATCGCCCGATGTGATCAGCACTTCCGTCACCGCGCCGCTCGAAAAGCAGTTCGGGCAGATGGCGGGACTCAAGCGCATGAATTCGACGAGTTCGCTCGGCGTGTCGCTCGTCACGCTGCAGTTCCAGACCTCGACGAATCTCGACGAAGCCGAGCAGGAAGTGCAGGCCGCGATCAACAGCGCGAACAGCACGCTGCCGACGAATCTGCCGTATCCGCCCGTCTACAGCAAGGTCAATCCCGCCGATACGGCCGTGCTCACGCTCGCCGTCACGTCCGATGCGTTGCCGCTCACGCGTGTCGAAGACCTCACCGATACGCGCATTGCGCAGAAGCTCTCGCAGGTGTCGGGCGTCGGGCTCGTCACGCTGTCGGGCGGCGCGCGGCCTGCCGTGCGCGTGCAGACCGACACGCGCGCTTTGAACGCGATGGGTCTGTCGCTCGAAGATGTGCGCACAGCAGTCGGCGACGCCAACGTGAACAGCGCGAAAGGCACGATCGACGGTCCGTTGCAGGCTTTCACGATCGACGCGAACGATCAACTCACGTCCGCTACCGATTACCAGGATCTCGTGCTCTCGTATCGCAACGGCGCACCCGTGCGTCTCGCCGATGTCGCGAAGATTTCGGAGACGGCTGAAAATCCGCGCCAGGCCGCATGGAGCGGCGCGACGCCTGCGATCATCATCAATGTGCAGCGGCAGCCGGGCGCGAACGTAATCGAAGTCGTGGACCGGATCGAAGCGCTGTTGCCGCAACTGCGCGCGTCGTTGCCCGCGACCGTGAAGATCAGCGTGCTCAGCGACCGCACGCAGACCATCCGCGCTTCCGTACATGACGTGAAGATGGAACTGGCCGCCGCGATTGCGCTCGTCGTGATGGTCGTGTTCGTGTTTCTGCGGCGGCTCGAATTCACGCTGATTCCCGCCGTGACGGTGCCGTTCGCGCTGGTCGGCACGGTGGCGGGCATCTACGCGCTCGGTTTTTCCGTCAACAACCTCACGCTGATGGCGCTGACGGTGGCGACGGGTTTCGTGGTCGACGATGCGATCGTGATGCTCGAAAACGTGATGCGCCACATCGAGAACGGCGAGACACCGCTCAACGCCGCGTTGAAGGGCGCGCGGCAGATCGGCTTCACGATTCTGTCGATCTCGGTGGCGCTGGTTGCCGTGCTGATTCCGCTGTTCTTCATGCCCGATGTGATCGGCCGGTTGTTCCGCGAGTTTGCCTTGACGCTGGCGATAGCGATCGTGATTTCCGCGTGGGTCTCGCTGACGCTCACGCCGATGATGGCCGCCCGCATGCTGCGCGCCGATCACGCCGCGAGCGATAGCGATGCTGATGCGAAGGACTGGCTTGCGCGGTTGAATCGCGGCTATCTGCGTGCGCTCGACTGGGCGTTCGTGCATCGCGTGACGGTGCTCGTGATCGTCGCCATCACCACGCTGCTGACGTGCGTGCTGTTCGTGCTGCTGCCGAAGGGCCTGTTTCCGGAACAGGACACGGGCCTGATCGAAGGGATCTCGCTGGGTTCGCCGCGTGCGTCGTTCGAGCGGATGGCGTCGTCGACGCGTACATTGGCGGGCCGTGTCGCAAGCGATAGTGCGGTGGCGAATGTGTCGTCGTTCGTCGGCATCGACCAGAACAATCCGACCATCAACCAGGGGCGCATGCTCATCAGCCTGAAAGATGGCGATTCGAGCCGCTCCGTGATTCAAAGGCTCACGCAAGACGCGGCGCAACGTGCCGATCTCAAGCTCTATCTGCATCCCGTGCAGGACCTGACGCTGGACGATCAGATCAACGCGAACAGCTATCGCGTCGGCGTGCAGGCCACTGATCGCACCGAACTCAACGACTGGACGCAACGTTTGCTCGCTGCGCTACGCGCCGACCCGATGTTCACCGACGTGCAAAGCCAGGCGCAGCAACAAGGCAATGTGCTGAAGTTCGACTTCGACCGTGCGACGGCGTCGCGACTTGGCCTCACCGCGCAGGACATCGACAACGCGCTCTACGACGCGTTCGGCGACCGGCAGATTTCGACCATCTATACGCACGTGAACCAGTATCACGTGACGTTGGGCGCGGACGTGCGGCTGGTCGGCGAGTCGCCGCTGGCGTTGCTCGACGGGTTGTATGTGGGTACTACCAGTGCTTCGTCTTCCTCGTCTTCCTCGTCGACCACGACATCGACCAGCACGTCGGCTTCACTCTCTCCGCTGTCGAGCATCGCCAGCGCGACGGTCGGCGCCGCGCCGCTGACGATCCAACGCCAGGCGCAGTTTCCATACGCGGATGTGTCGTTCAATCTCGCCGATGGCGTGACGCTCGGCACGGCCATCGACCGTATCGAAGCGATCGAAGCGAAGCTCAACCCGCCCGCAAGCGTGCAGATGAACCTCGAAGGCGCGGCGCAGCTTTACAGCACGTCGCTCGGCAACGAAGCCTTGCTGCTGGTCGGCGCGCTGATCGCCGTGTATATCCTGCTCGGCATCCTGTACGAAAGCCTCATCCATCCGCTGACGATTCTGTCGACGCTGCCTTCCGCCGCATGCGGCGCGCTCGCGGCGCTGTTGTTCTGCGGCGGCGAACTGGACATCATCGGCCTGATCGGCATCGTGCTGCTGGTCGGCATCGTGATGAAGAACGCGATCATGATGGTCGACTTCGCGCTCGAACAGGAGCGCACGCTCGGCCTCACCGCGCACGATGCGATGCGCCGCGCGTGCGAACTGCGCTTCCGGCCCATCCTGATGACGACCTGCGCGTCGTTGTTCGGGGCGCTGCCGCTCGCGCTCGGCACGGGCATGGGCCACGAATTGCGGCAGCCGCTCGGCATTGCGATCATCGGCGGGCTGGTGGTGAGCCAGCTGCTCACATTGTTCTCGACGCCCGTGATCTTCCTCGCGCTGCATCGTCTCGCGACGCGCGCCGCGATCACGCCGTCCGGCGATACGAGCGCGAGCTAA
- a CDS encoding efflux RND transporter permease subunit — protein sequence MNLSAPFIRRPVGTMLLAIGLALFGIVAFRLLPVAALPSVDFPVVMVSATLSGANPDTVAKTVTAPLERAFGSIAGLTQMTSQSSSGSSQIVLQFDLNRDIDGAARDVQAAINAARSNLPTTLTQTPTYRKMNPAAAPVMIVGLTSDTVGVGQMYDYASSVLQQKLLQVQGVGDVTVGGGALPAVRVELNPDQLSHYGIALDSVRTALANASVDLPKGAVSMNGEHYVLGANDQLMEPADYKPLVIRTLDGTVVHVTDVAQVVKSTEDLRNYGLANGKPAVLLIVSKQPNANVIKTVDAIRATLPQLAASLPSTVKLNVVLDGTQTIRSSVFDVEVSLLAAVLLVTAVSYAFFRDWRSTLIPAITVPLALAGTFTAMYFLGYSLNNLTLMALTISTGFVVDDAIVVVENIMRHLDQGKSPLAAALDGTREVGFTVLTISVSLVVVFLPLIMMSGLVGRLFREFSVSLAIAILISMVISLTLAPTLGRLLLRHVPHKQNEGALGPRVERAYGRSLRWALRHPKSMLAVTVFLLFANVGMVAVMPKGFFPIEDTGRLMGNVQASQSISFQAMKQKFDEINRRILQNPDVQSVSGYVGGRNAVSNSMMFITLKPLSERKHNANQVIADLSHRTADIPGVRLLMQSAQDLMFGARQSSAQFQYAVTAENQDELDTWLPRIEAKLRALPQLRDVNADVQSASLSMMLQVNRDAAARMGVPFEAVDDALNDAFSQRQIATVYGPANQYHVVMEVAPQYWEDPKTLDTLYVPASNATSSTSSSTSATLVPLSALATRTLSHAPVTIAHDNQFPAVTLSYNLREGVTMSDANAAIKAAVASLNLPNTILPAFAGQGAMMQQSGGSEVLLIIGALIAVYIALGILYENLIHPLTILSTLPSAGLGALIALYICGYELTIIALIGIVLLIGIVKKNAIMMVDFAVTYEREQGASAGDSIYQACLTRFRPIMMTTLAALFGAVPLIVSSGYGHEFRHPLGVAILGGLMVSQLLTLFTTPVIYLWLDRFNGRRASRNGTPS from the coding sequence ATGAATTTGTCCGCTCCGTTCATTCGCCGTCCCGTCGGCACGATGCTCCTCGCGATTGGTCTTGCGCTGTTCGGCATCGTCGCGTTCAGGCTGCTGCCTGTCGCGGCGTTGCCGTCGGTGGACTTTCCTGTCGTGATGGTCAGCGCGACGCTGTCGGGCGCGAATCCCGATACGGTCGCCAAGACCGTGACCGCGCCGCTCGAACGCGCCTTCGGATCGATTGCGGGTCTCACGCAGATGACGTCGCAAAGCTCGTCGGGTTCGTCGCAGATCGTGTTGCAGTTCGATCTGAACCGCGATATCGACGGCGCCGCGCGCGACGTGCAGGCGGCCATCAACGCCGCGCGCAGCAATCTGCCTACGACGCTCACGCAAACGCCGACTTATCGCAAGATGAATCCCGCTGCCGCGCCCGTGATGATCGTCGGGCTGACGTCGGATACGGTCGGCGTCGGGCAGATGTACGACTATGCTTCTTCGGTGCTGCAACAGAAGCTGCTGCAGGTGCAAGGCGTCGGCGATGTGACCGTGGGCGGCGGCGCGTTGCCGGCCGTGCGCGTCGAACTGAATCCCGATCAGTTGAGCCACTACGGCATCGCGCTCGACTCCGTCCGCACCGCGTTGGCCAACGCGAGCGTCGATCTGCCGAAGGGCGCCGTCAGCATGAACGGCGAGCACTATGTGCTGGGCGCGAACGATCAGCTGATGGAACCCGCCGACTACAAGCCGCTCGTGATCCGCACGCTCGACGGCACGGTGGTGCACGTCACCGACGTCGCGCAAGTGGTGAAGTCGACGGAAGACCTGCGCAATTACGGCCTCGCGAACGGCAAGCCGGCGGTGCTGCTGATCGTGTCGAAGCAGCCGAATGCGAACGTGATCAAGACCGTCGACGCGATTCGCGCCACGCTGCCGCAACTCGCCGCGAGTCTGCCGTCGACGGTGAAGCTGAACGTCGTGCTGGACGGCACGCAGACGATCCGCTCATCGGTATTCGACGTCGAAGTCTCGCTGCTGGCGGCCGTGCTGCTGGTGACGGCTGTTTCCTACGCGTTCTTTCGCGACTGGCGCAGCACGCTGATTCCGGCGATCACGGTGCCGCTCGCGCTCGCGGGCACCTTCACCGCGATGTACTTCCTCGGCTACAGCCTGAACAACCTGACGCTGATGGCGCTGACCATATCGACGGGCTTCGTGGTCGACGACGCGATCGTCGTCGTCGAAAACATCATGCGGCATCTCGATCAGGGCAAGTCGCCGCTTGCCGCCGCGCTCGACGGCACGCGCGAAGTCGGTTTCACGGTGCTGACGATCAGCGTGTCGCTAGTGGTCGTGTTTCTGCCGCTCATCATGATGAGCGGACTGGTTGGGCGGTTGTTCCGCGAGTTCTCGGTGTCGCTCGCGATTGCGATCCTGATTTCGATGGTGATTTCGCTGACGCTTGCGCCGACGCTCGGGCGTCTGCTGTTGCGCCACGTGCCGCACAAGCAGAATGAAGGAGCGCTGGGGCCGCGAGTCGAACGCGCTTACGGGCGCAGTTTGCGCTGGGCGCTGCGTCATCCGAAGTCGATGCTCGCCGTCACCGTGTTCCTGCTGTTCGCCAATGTCGGCATGGTGGCCGTGATGCCGAAAGGCTTTTTCCCGATCGAGGACACGGGGCGGCTGATGGGCAACGTGCAGGCGTCGCAGAGCATTTCATTTCAGGCGATGAAGCAGAAGTTCGACGAGATCAACAGGCGCATCCTGCAGAACCCGGATGTGCAATCGGTGTCGGGCTATGTCGGCGGGCGCAATGCCGTCAGCAACAGCATGATGTTCATCACGCTCAAGCCGCTGTCAGAACGCAAGCACAACGCGAATCAGGTGATCGCGGATCTGAGTCATCGCACAGCTGACATTCCCGGCGTGCGGCTGTTGATGCAATCCGCGCAGGATCTGATGTTCGGCGCGCGGCAAAGCTCGGCGCAGTTTCAGTACGCGGTGACGGCGGAGAACCAGGACGAACTGGATACGTGGTTGCCGCGCATCGAAGCGAAGCTGCGTGCATTGCCGCAACTGCGGGACGTGAACGCCGACGTGCAAAGCGCGAGTCTTTCGATGATGCTGCAGGTGAATCGCGACGCGGCGGCGCGCATGGGCGTGCCGTTCGAAGCCGTCGACGATGCATTGAACGACGCGTTCAGCCAGCGCCAGATTGCGACGGTGTACGGCCCAGCGAACCAGTATCACGTGGTGATGGAGGTTGCGCCGCAGTACTGGGAAGACCCGAAGACGCTGGACACCCTTTATGTGCCAGCATCGAACGCGACAAGCAGTACATCTTCTTCGACGAGCGCAACCCTCGTGCCTTTGTCCGCGCTAGCCACACGCACGCTGTCGCACGCGCCCGTCACGATCGCGCACGACAACCAGTTTCCCGCTGTCACGCTGTCGTACAACCTGCGCGAAGGCGTGACGATGAGCGATGCGAATGCGGCCATCAAGGCGGCCGTGGCGTCGCTGAATCTGCCGAATACGATTTTGCCGGCGTTCGCGGGGCAAGGCGCGATGATGCAGCAGTCGGGCGGCAGCGAAGTGCTGCTGATCATCGGTGCGTTGATTGCCGTGTATATCGCGCTCGGCATTCTGTACGAGAACCTCATTCATCCGCTGACGATTCTCTCGACACTGCCTTCAGCAGGCCTCGGCGCGCTGATCGCGCTCTACATCTGCGGCTACGAACTGACGATCATCGCGCTGATCGGCATCGTGTTGCTGATCGGCATCGTGAAGAAGAACGCAATCATGATGGTCGATTTCGCGGTCACGTATGAACGCGAACAGGGCGCGAGCGCGGGAGACTCGATCTATCAGGCGTGTCTCACGCGCTTCCGGCCGATCATGATGACGACGCTCGCCGCGCTGTTCGGCGCGGTGCCGCTGATCGTCAGTTCGGGCTATGGGCATGAGTTTCGTCATCCGCTCGGCGTCGCGATTCTCGGCGGCCTGATGGTCAGCCAGTTGCTGACGCTCTTCACGACGCCCGTGATCTATCTCTGGCTCGACCGCTTCAACGGCCGGCGCGCCTCACGTAACGGAACCCCATCATGA
- a CDS encoding efflux transporter outer membrane subunit: MMDKATPTMRRVHRTIVAVAIATLCAGCAIGPDYKKPDVAVPATFKEMNSPDASGVWQQAQPDPAASLDSRWWTMFGDQTLDDLCERALKANQTLAQYDAAYRSARAQVASARASLFPTVSFAGSGTRSGSGSSTQVSSSGTVSSYASKSVSAQLEASWEPDLWGSVRRSVEASEASAQASDAQLAGERLSVLATLAVDYFTVRAADADLAILDEERRIDAELLALTEAKYKHGVSSYDDVRTAHNTLQAIDESIASAQLTRRQYEHAIAVLIGEAPAAFSLPVQADYRFGLPALPVALPSALLQRRPDVVQAERTVAQYNAKIGVAKAGYFPTITLSADGGWSGTSLAHLVSLPTRFWSLGFDVAQTVFDAGATSASVRAARANYDQEVAAYRQTVLSAFQDVEDYLSAVQIATRQAAASNDVAQRSGELAASQQRNFAAGTSSRIDVLDTQLTQVQDRKIALDYSSTALQNAVMLVKALGGGWDGDVGALKTAKASSEK; the protein is encoded by the coding sequence ATGATGGACAAAGCAACGCCCACGATGCGGCGCGTGCATCGAACGATCGTGGCTGTTGCCATTGCCACGCTGTGCGCGGGCTGCGCAATCGGGCCCGACTATAAAAAGCCGGACGTTGCCGTGCCCGCGACATTCAAGGAAATGAACAGCCCCGATGCGAGCGGCGTCTGGCAACAGGCGCAGCCCGATCCCGCGGCATCACTGGATAGCCGCTGGTGGACGATGTTCGGCGATCAGACGCTCGACGATCTGTGCGAGCGGGCATTGAAGGCGAACCAGACCCTCGCGCAGTACGATGCCGCGTACCGGTCAGCGCGCGCCCAGGTGGCGTCGGCACGCGCGAGCCTGTTTCCGACGGTGTCGTTCGCAGGCTCGGGCACGCGCTCGGGCAGTGGCAGCAGCACGCAGGTGTCGTCGAGCGGAACCGTCAGCAGCTATGCGTCGAAGAGCGTGTCGGCGCAACTGGAGGCGAGCTGGGAGCCGGATCTGTGGGGCAGCGTGCGGCGGTCCGTCGAAGCGAGCGAGGCGAGCGCGCAGGCATCGGATGCGCAACTGGCAGGTGAACGCCTGAGCGTGCTCGCGACGCTGGCCGTCGACTATTTCACCGTGCGTGCCGCCGACGCCGATCTCGCGATTCTCGATGAAGAACGCCGCATCGACGCCGAACTGCTCGCGCTGACGGAGGCGAAGTACAAGCATGGCGTGTCGTCGTATGACGATGTGCGCACTGCACACAACACGCTGCAAGCTATCGACGAAAGCATCGCGAGCGCGCAACTCACGCGCCGTCAGTATGAACATGCGATTGCCGTGCTGATCGGCGAAGCGCCTGCGGCGTTCTCGTTGCCGGTGCAGGCGGATTATCGCTTCGGGTTGCCCGCGTTGCCCGTTGCGCTGCCGTCCGCGTTGTTGCAGCGCCGGCCGGATGTCGTGCAGGCCGAGCGCACGGTCGCGCAGTACAACGCGAAGATCGGTGTGGCGAAGGCGGGCTATTTCCCGACCATCACGCTGTCGGCGGATGGCGGCTGGAGCGGCACCTCGCTCGCCCATCTCGTCTCGCTGCCGACGCGCTTCTGGTCGCTGGGATTTGACGTTGCGCAAACGGTGTTCGACGCGGGCGCCACGAGCGCGTCGGTGCGCGCCGCGCGCGCCAACTACGATCAGGAAGTCGCCGCCTACCGGCAGACGGTGCTGAGCGCGTTCCAGGATGTCGAAGACTACTTGAGCGCAGTGCAGATCGCGACGCGGCAGGCGGCGGCATCGAACGATGTCGCGCAGCGCAGCGGCGAACTCGCGGCCAGCCAGCAGCGCAATTTCGCGGCGGGCACGTCGAGCCGCATCGACGTGCTCGATACGCAACTGACGCAAGTCCAGGACCGCAAGATCGCGCTCGATTACAGCAGCACCGCGTTGCAGAACGCCGTCATGCTCGTGAAAGCCTTGGGCGGCGGCTGGGACGGCGACGTGGGGGCGCTCAAAACCGCAAAGGCATCTTCCGAAAAGTGA
- a CDS encoding efflux RND transporter periplasmic adaptor subunit, producing MAAGVIVWQAFAALHKPPHPVAQVTPVTVGSVTRADVPLQLDALGTVTPRATVTVKTQVNGTLEAMLVKEGQRVKAGQPIARIDSRALRAQLLEAQGTLEHDEALLANARADLTRYESLIDGGSISHQTLDTQRATLRQYQGTVKADQGSVANLRVQVGYCEIVAPMDGTIGLLSTDAGNYVTTSDTTGIATITSDSPTTVVYALPEDKMGDVVDAFHDKGALAVEIFARDKRTVLDHATLAAIDNQADTTTGTVKLKASAPNRDGRLFPNRFVNVRMTVGTLHDALTVPTVAIQHGASGDFVLTLAAADAKRGQGKVALHRVTAGVAYNDATVIGQGDLKAGDTIVLDGADKLDDGSAVMIVHP from the coding sequence GTGGCTGCCGGCGTTATCGTCTGGCAGGCGTTCGCCGCGCTTCACAAGCCGCCGCATCCCGTGGCGCAAGTCACGCCCGTCACCGTCGGCAGCGTGACGCGCGCTGATGTGCCGCTGCAACTCGATGCGCTCGGCACCGTCACGCCACGCGCCACTGTCACCGTGAAAACGCAGGTCAACGGCACGCTCGAAGCGATGCTCGTGAAAGAAGGCCAGCGTGTGAAAGCGGGCCAGCCGATTGCGCGGATCGATTCACGCGCGCTGCGCGCCCAGTTGCTCGAGGCGCAAGGCACGCTCGAACACGATGAAGCGCTGCTCGCCAATGCGCGCGCTGACCTGACGCGTTACGAAAGCCTGATCGACGGTGGCTCCATTTCGCATCAGACGCTCGATACGCAGCGCGCGACGCTGCGTCAGTATCAAGGCACCGTCAAGGCGGATCAGGGCAGCGTCGCGAATCTGCGCGTGCAGGTCGGCTACTGCGAAATCGTCGCGCCGATGGACGGCACGATCGGCCTGCTGTCCACCGACGCCGGCAACTACGTGACGACGAGCGACACGACGGGCATCGCGACCATCACCAGCGACTCGCCGACCACCGTCGTCTACGCGCTGCCCGAAGACAAGATGGGCGACGTGGTCGATGCGTTCCACGACAAGGGCGCATTGGCCGTCGAGATTTTCGCGCGCGACAAGCGCACCGTGCTCGACCACGCGACGCTTGCCGCCATCGACAACCAGGCCGACACCACGACGGGCACGGTCAAGCTGAAGGCGAGCGCGCCGAACCGCGACGGCCGGCTGTTTCCGAACCGCTTCGTCAACGTACGGATGACGGTCGGCACCTTGCACGACGCGTTGACGGTGCCGACGGTCGCGATCCAGCACGGCGCATCGGGCGATTTCGTGCTGACGCTCGCCGCCGCCGATGCGAAGCGGGGCCAAGGCAAAGTCGCGCTGCACCGCGTGACGGCGGGCGTCGCCTACAACGACGCGACCGTGATCGGGCAAGGCGACCTGAAGGCAGGCGACACGATCGTGCTGGACGGCGCGGACAAGCTCGACGACGGCAGCGCCGTGATGATCGTTCACCCCTGA